Part of the Microbacterium immunditiarum genome is shown below.
ACTGGGCGCACGGCACGTCGCCGCTCTACGAGGAGTGGTCGCTGGGCATTGCCAGAGACGCCGAGCTGACCGGGCGGATCGCGCTCCTGTCGCGCCGCCTCCGGCAGCCGAACCTGCTCTTCGCCGCCGCGCGCTGGGTGGGTTCGCCCCTCGCTCCCTTCGCGGACTGGCGCGAGTGGGTCCGAGCGAACTGGGACCGCGTCCTCCAGATCGCGAGCGAGCGCTCGACGCAGACGAACGAACCCAACCGCTGCGCGACTCTGCTGCCGGTGCTCTCGCGCATCGACGGTCCGGTCGCGCTGCTCGAGGTCGGCGCCGCCGCGGGGCTCTGCCTCTTCCCCGACCGATACGCGTACGAGTACTCGACGCCGACGACCACGCGGCACGTGGAGCCACACGAGGAGTCACTCGTTCGCCTCGCGTGCCGCGTCGACGACGACTCCGTCGTCCCCGAGCACGTGCCCGAGGTCGTGTGGCGCCGGGGCATCGACCTCGCCCCGATCGACGCGCGCGACCCCGAAGAGGTCGAGTGGCTGGCGACGCTCGTGTGGCCCGGGCCCGACCATGACGCGCGGGTGACGCGTCTGCGGGCGGCGGCTGCGGTCGCGGCATCCGACCCTCCCGAGATCATCCGCGGCGACCT
Proteins encoded:
- a CDS encoding DUF2332 family protein, with translation MDSPVDPAQVSALYDDFGRHWAHGTSPLYEEWSLGIARDAELTGRIALLSRRLRQPNLLFAAARWVGSPLAPFADWREWVRANWDRVLQIASERSTQTNEPNRCATLLPVLSRIDGPVALLEVGAAAGLCLFPDRYAYEYSTPTTTRHVEPHEESLVRLACRVDDDSVVPEHVPEVVWRRGIDLAPIDARDPEEVEWLATLVWPGPDHDARVTRLRAAAAVAASDPPEIIRGDLLETVTDAAAAAPHDATLVVFHSAVLLYLEAPGRERFAGFMAGLRTAIGRRVVWLSNESRGTLPGVDARLPGGLDTSRRFVQSVDGVPIALAGQHGATYETAPFRGR